In Cryptomeria japonica chromosome 1, Sugi_1.0, whole genome shotgun sequence, the sequence CAAGAGAAAACCCTGGTTTGGTTTTCCAAGTAAAAATTGTGTAAAACGTGTGCAATATAAATATTGTAGATGTACTCCCCAGAACAAATAATCCTCAGGAATCATCCAGTGGGTTCTTCTAAAAACCATGGTACAAGGAGGGCCATTGTCTCCTGTAAACACAAATCAGTTGTCTTCTAAATGTAGATCACAACAAAAGCCAAATGCAATTTTCTAATTTGCATACTACTAAGTAAAGAAATGATACAGAATTATTTTCATACCTTGATTTGCCTCAGCACATTCCACAGCAAAATCCATTGCTGATTTCTGATATCCAATGATTACAACCCTTTTTCCTTTGACAGTTTCATAAGCCTCCTTTTCATTGAAGGCAGAGTAATCCATGGTATGCAAAACTTTTCCTTCAAATACTTCTGGTCCTTTATTTACAGGAAATGATGGGATTTTTGGTAGACCTCCATATTTACCAATGGATAAAACTAAGAAATCAAAGTGATACCACTGCAGAAACCTCACACAAAAATTATTTTAGTAAATATgtagaaatgaaagacaaatacaGTACTATCCTAAACAAATTAAAAGATAAACTTGAATCAACcagtcaatttttttaaaaaagttgtGATCTATAACATAAAAATGTTAATGGCTATTATCTACTTGCTATAACATAATGATTGCAGATTAAAAAACACTCTTTAAAGTCGAAATGTGTTTATAAGACAGCACAACCATTTCCTTTATATAAACATTGTTAGATACTAGATACTAGTTAGAAAGAAAGAAAATCCTTGATCTATAAGACCTCTCTATAACATGTGTTTATAGACAAGCACAAATCATTTCATAAATTTAAACAATGGCAGATACTAGTTAAAAAGACAAAAACATGAAAATATCTGGATGGATGGATTCTCCATGACTTTTCTGCACACCAACTTACAAGACCGGTCATCTATCAGACCTCTCTATATTCCAAGATACACATATCTAAACCCTCAAATTTTTGATCTATAAGACTTCTCTATATTCCAAGACATGTATTCAAAACTTTCAAATCCTTGATCTACAAGACCTCTCTATAACGAAGAGATTGCAGCTTAAAAAACACTCAAAGTTGAAATACTGTTGCTTTTCTGCACATCAACTTCCCAGACCTTTGATTTATAAAAGATCTCTATATTCCAAGGCACATTTATCCAAAACCCTCAAACCTTTGATCTATAAAGCTTCTCTATATTCCAAAACACGTATCCAAACCCTCAAACCCTTGATCTACAAAACCTCTATATAAATGATGACAGATACCAGATACTGGCTAAAAAGAATTGCTACCACCTGAATGGATTCCCCATCGATTTTCTACACACCAACTTCCCAAACTTCCCCATCATCATAAGGGCCACCATTCTTACCCCATAGTCCAGCAGATGCACCACTTTCATTGCCACCATATCGAATCTCCACCACTGTGGTATTAAACAGAATGCAATCAAGCAGCCCAAAATGGTTTGCATAACTGTTAAAATAGTCCATAACCTGGTTGTGATTGGGTAAAAGGGTAGTAACATGACTTAGCCATGGAAAATCAGTAAATTGGTAAGCAGGACGAGGGGTCTGGGTTTTTGTTGATGCAAAAGTTTGTCTCCATATTCCTCCTAGTCCTTCTTTGGCTTCAAATACAGTGGGTTTCAGACCTATGCTCAGTAAATATTTAGTTGCAAGAAGCCCACTCACTCCTGCTCCTATAACACCCACCTTCTTTTGCCTATAATCAGTCAAACTCTCTGCTTCCTTCAATGAACCTCTTCTGTAGCTTTCCATGATATGAGAAACTAATAGCAATGCAGAGAAAACGAAACTAATTATATAGTTTTGAGTGTTGAGTGAACATCAATAATTATAATAATGCTtaagaaatttataaattaaaacatATTTCCCCGTGATGTTGCTAAGTATGAATGTGAATCTAAGCCCACGTTTAATTGActcaaaataattctcaaaatgaaTCTAAACCCATGTTAATGGAGTTCCTTGCTCATATTTCAAAGCTTAAAAAGATGCCAAGATGATGTCACCTTAACCTTCTGCAAGATGAGCAGTAAAGATCATAATGCTCAAGCATGAATGAATCCATCAGCGGTTACATCAACGTTCAATTTTAAGATTTTGAAAACTAAAAGAGATGACGCCATGATATCACCTTATCCTCCTCCTCGATAAGGaataaagtcttcaaatttaagattttataaataaaaGAGATGCCCCATCATGTTCCCTTAACTTTCTCCTACAACATCAGTAATGATAATAATTCTTAAAAAtgaataaatacatcaaaatcCAAGTCTACCCACGTTCCTCTGAGTTCTTTGCACACAGATTTTAAAACAAAAAGAAATCCAACCATGAGGTTACATTACCGACTAAAACAGATGTCACTATGATGTCACCTGAAAACACAGCTGTAAGTTCACTAAAAATGTTCGTAAGCCTGTAACAACAATTTGCAGGTtgtcttaaaacaattattaagcTCCTTCACTACAGAGGACAGAAGAAATCCATAATAAATGGTGATACATCATTGGCAGTCACATTGGCATACGTTTCTCGAGGTGATGTGAATCCAATCTGATGGATTTTAATACTATTTGTTATGTTGGTGGATTGTTATCTATCTTTTTAGTAATTGGTTAAATGTATATGGATAGATATTGTTTACTATTCAATAGTGTAGGTTGTGCTAGTGGATTATTAGTATATGCCACTTTTATGTTTTTAGTGTATTGTTTAtgatttagttttttttgttttgtggaaTTTTCaagtttatttgattatttgaatgAAATGAAGTGATTTGATAACATCTACAAGATTAAGAAGCCAAGAGATCTTAAATATTAAATGGATTGTCATGCATGTAGCATCAACAAGCAAGTTGTCTAAATTGAGTTTGATTGACATCTATTTCCTTTTGATCTtggatttttgttttttattaaggtaagaaAGGTTTTTAAAAGGCCAAAAACCTTTTAAATCAAGAAGGATAGAGTATGAAACACAACTAGACACGAGGAATAACCAAAAACAAGACAACAATGAACTACAAAGGACAATTAACAAAAACCCAACCATCAAGACAACAATAGAAACAACCAAGTACAATAGAATAGCTAACAAAAACCCAACCAAATCATGGGGGTTTAAATAATTGGTCTAAAGATTTTTGGTTAACCTTATAACCATGGTCTTTCTCCACTAAATTTGTTTTCTCCAAACAATGAGAGTCCCAAGAAACACCATTAGGAATTGTAAGATTCAACATACGAGGCTTTCCTTTATTTTCCCCTTTCCACTCCTCCATGCTTGAAGTAAAAGGTCGATCCTTCTCATCCAAACACCTTTTCTTGTCTAGCAAACCAGTAGTAGAATGCTTCCATGTAGCATTAGGAGAGGAAAGGTGCCTAATTGGGGATCCCCCCCCGCTCCATCATTTGTTTCTCCATGCAAGGAGAAGAGGATTGCTAAAAATTAGAAGGTATTTGTTTCTTTTTGCTTCAAACCAAATGGTTATCcttaatggtctcacaagaagtAGTAGCATGACCCACTTTTCTACAATAATTTAGACAATCAAAGAACTCCCAAATTCAATTTTATGCACCCATTTACCAAACGTAAAAGGTATAAATGGAGTGAGGAGTACTTTATCTTCTCCACCAACACACGTAATCTTGCATGTTGCGGACGTTTCATGAATTTGGTAATAGGTGAATGAATAAAATTGCTCGAAAGAGTTGGCAATGGACATAAGATTCTTCTCACTCTAATGTTTTAAGGCTAGCCTCGATAACCAAACCCAAATAGGGAACTTGAAGTGTTACTATTTTTTTCGCTAAAAGAGAATATAGTGTTTGTTGCGCAATGCCTTATTATTTTTGCTACATTACGTATAAAAATTTAGTTAATAGAAATATATCCAATTGTGAATATTAAATGTTCTATTTTTTTGTTGAATATATTATTTTTTGAACACATCCTTGAATCTAAATGTGTCACATAACTTatacaaatttaataacaaatctaaagtattatttttaataaatatataataaaccaTAGAAACTCCCCCCCTAAAAAATTTGGATACagttaaaatttataaaaaataatagtaCATTGCATTGGAGAATATGaataaactattcaaagaaaataaaaataaatatcttaacttttataatattaaaaatattgtgAGGATAGAAAGCTAAGAAattgctctttttttttctttgttggtATTGTAAAACATATAAATGTGATGATGGTGAAGTTCAGATTTaagtttttatttcaaaaaatacaaatttaGGAGCTACAAGAGATGTCTAACTCTTAGGCTTGAAATACAAGCCTAAATGGGTGGgatcataaaaaaattaaattcaagacatcaaaacatGTACATGTTAAAACACAAACACATCATATCTTTCATAATGTGAATGCATTTTATTGAAATCTCAAGGCTAACCAATAATTTGTCCCCATTTATATGTACTTACCCAAATTTATACGCCTAAATGCATACATTATATAATCCACCTCTATATAATCCTCCTACAAATGACAATGCTTAATACCACTCTAATCAAACCCATGATGTGATACTACAACCTAGGTGCATGTAAATTAGAAGGTATGCATTTAGTCTTGTGTAAAAATTTGTACAAATGTAAGTACTATAAACATATAATTTATATTTAGTCAAACATAAGATCATTGACATGCCCAAAATTTCTATACCCATGCTAATTAGTCTCAACTAAAATTACCTTAGACTAGTATATTCTACTAGGATTAATTAGAAGGCACATGTTCATTTATGGGCAATCAAATTAAAGTATTTATATAATGATCATGAAAgtaaaattttcaagttttttttttttaaatataatttaaataccTAATCACCACTAAGCTAATCAACATAACCTTTATTCTAGTAGAATCAAAGAATAAATAGGTGAGAAATGAAATGAAGAGGTGTAATGCCCCTCCCTCGGTCAGACTTTGTTTAACCTAGCTTGACTCTAGTTGAATTCTTCTATGGTTTATATGTCTGGATGATACTCTCTAATGTAATGATTTTTATCATGATTCTAGGATGTGATCttggttatgcattttatctcTATGGATGTTTAGATGTTAGATAATATGATTAAGTACTGACCTTGGACTGACATATCGACTTTATgtatatatatcttgtgttcattttctTGTATGGGTTCGAGTctatatggggtgcgaggagatgatctTTCGTCACCCACTTCAGAGGGACATGAAATGTCATGACTCTCCTCCACTAGTGTGCCTGTATATGTTGGACTAATGTATGTGTGCTTACTTGATGATGCAATTGtaggtaccgagcatcgactccacttgaACCTTCAGGTATGAGCGTGCTCtatgacccaatggtaaagtggaaaataAAAGTTATCAGTCAAACCCTTGTCATACCTTCGTTCCTATGGGAACAAGATCCCTGTCAAGTACCCTTGTTCATTGTTTGTCAGTCATGTCAGAATTTCGCATTGTTAGTCTCAGTCCCTTACCCTTGTGTTTAGTTTAATGTTTTATTA encodes:
- the LOC131044877 gene encoding probable flavin-containing monooxygenase 1, which encodes MESYRRGSLKEAESLTDYRQKKVGVIGAGVSGLLATKYLLSIGLKPTVFEAKEGLGGIWRQTFASTKTQTPRPAYQFTDFPWLSHVTTLLPNHNQVMDYFNSYANHFGLLDCILFNTTVVEIRYGGNESGASAGLWGKNGGPYDDGEVWEWYHFDFLVLSIGKYGGLPKIPSFPVNKGPEVFEGKVLHTMDYSAFNEKEAYETVKGKRVVIIGYQKSAMDFAVECAEANQGDNGPPCTMVFRRTHWMIPEDYLFWGVHLQYLYCTRFTQFLLGKPNQGFLLNLIAFLFSPLRWAINKFVELSELWRFPLKKYGLVPDMSFLEAITSCNIGSFPDKLFPKVEEGLIRFRKSSSWSFYNKGIVLDDGSKMEADVVVLGTGYDGDKKLKSLLPTKFGDVIEKSGGALSLYRGLIHPHIPQIAILGYSESLSNLHSSEIRSQWLAHFLSNKLVMPSVKEMEKNAKELEKYLEGIAGAFFWKTCHATFQITDNDDLCRDMGRNPMRKANWFDEIFSPYSNMDYGLEN